ATGGCAACTGCGCCGAAGCCGTTCGTCGTGCGAAAACCAGAATAAGAAGAAAGATTGGTGTCAGGGGATTTTCATTTGACGTGTTGCTTTTCTGCTTCCGTGTAAGGCACAATATTTGGGAGAAATCGGTTTAGGATGGATGATCTTCTGTTCTTGGTGGACGATTTTGTTTGAACAATAACCATGCAACTTCCATTGTAGTTGTCTATGAGAATCGGACGGACCAATGGGGGGCGGGGCGTCGGTGAAACTAATGCAGATCGGAGGGTTGAAAGCCGTTCCGTCGGACAAAGCAGGGTAGCCTTTACCCTAATCGAGTTACTGGTGGTAATTGCCATCATCGCCATACTGGCTGCATTGTTGCTGCCAAGCCTTGCTGCGGCCAAAGAGAAAGGCAGGCGGGCGGCTTGCATGTCCAACCTGCGACAATTTGGAATCAGCATCAGCCTTTACAGTGACGATAACCAGTCTCAATTGCCCGAAACCGTAGTCAATCGCAACTTCGGCAACCGTTATCCAACCGCTATTTTCTTCTACAGCAGCGACGGTTCGCAATATTTTAATGTGCAGGCGATGGCGCCATATATTCCGGGCGTGAACACGAACACTTTTGAAGTTGGGAGCATCTGGTGGTGTCCGAGTGCGCGGGTGGATTATCAGAAGGCTCAGGTCAAAATGGCTGTGCAACAGGAAGGATATTTCCTCCCTTCCTATTCGTATTTCGGGCGGGTGGGACGATGGAAACCTGGCGACGCCAGCCACCCTGAGGATATTGTCGACAATGGACTGCGTGCCGACAAACTTATGATGACCGATTCACTCTTTTATTGGTGGGTCACCCAAGCATGGTTTTATAATCACGGCAGTCGAGGGTCTTCTTATCATCAACTCTCAGCCCCGGGGCAACATGATCCGGGTCCCCCTGCGTTCACAGGGTTGAATGAACTTTTTGGAGATGGGAGCGTGGTCTGGAAGTCCGTCCATAAATTCGATCTCCCCAATCTTAATTCCAGCAGCACTTCGGTTGGAGCAGTCCATGGTACTTATTCTGATACCAGCTTTTATTAGCTGTGTCGATGCTGTCAAGTGCCGGAGGTTTTGTCGGCACCCAGAATTCACAGTATTGCGGGCGGTTCCGGTGTGGAAAAGCGGGCGCGGATTTCGGGGGTGACATCGGCGGGTTTGCCGGTTTGGGCGTCGATGGGGCACCAGACGGTGCGGGCGCTAACGAGACAACGTCGGTCGGCAGCGCGGAGGATTTCAGTGTGACGATCGAAGCGATAGTGTGAGGCGGCGCCGACCCAGGTGCGGGCGATGATGCGGTCCTGGAGAAAGGCGGGGCGTTTGTAATCAATTTCATGGCGCACGACGACCCACAGGAGATTGGCTTGTTCAGCAGGAGAGGCGGCGGATTGCCAGTGAGCAATGGCGACGTCTTGTATCCAGCGGACGTAGACGACGTTGTTGACATGACCAAGTTGGTCGATATCTGCATCCTGAACCAGGATGGGCAGTTCGAAAGGTTCCGTGGTCGGATTCATTCAGCTAAGGGAGTTAACCACTAATCAACGAGAATGAACACGAATTTTGAACCCATGCGGACTAAGCAGCTTCAATGGGCACTGGCCACAAATCCGGCATAAGTCCTGCCTGCCAAAAAAGGTCATGTTTTTATTCATTCCATTTATTATTGCAGGCGGAGTTATGTGGTTTGTTGCCCACCAGATGGCACCTATCGGTTACCAAGTATCACTTTCTCGCGCTGTGTGTACGATAATTCTTATGGGAGTGTGCAACTTTGTGACAAAGGTGTTTCTCGCCCCGGTTATTGGCAATTGGTACGTCGTCGCTTACTTTCTCGCCTGCACGCTGCTGGCCATGACCCTTCTACGGCTAAAATTTTGGCGCTCGGTCCTGGTAGTGCTTATTTATCTAGCTGTCTGGACCGTCGGCTACGTAGCGTTAGGATTCAATTCAAACAGCCATCAAGCACACCAGTCAACCGGGCAGACGAGACCATCCACAAGTAATTTGTAAGAATTTCATTT
The sequence above is drawn from the Pedosphaera parvula Ellin514 genome and encodes:
- a CDS encoding acyl-CoA thioesterase, which encodes MNPTTEPFELPILVQDADIDQLGHVNNVVYVRWIQDVAIAHWQSAASPAEQANLLWVVVRHEIDYKRPAFLQDRIIARTWVGAASHYRFDRHTEILRAADRRCLVSARTVWCPIDAQTGKPADVTPEIRARFSTPEPPAIL
- a CDS encoding DUF1559 domain-containing protein → MRIGRTNGGRGVGETNADRRVESRSVGQSRVAFTLIELLVVIAIIAILAALLLPSLAAAKEKGRRAACMSNLRQFGISISLYSDDNQSQLPETVVNRNFGNRYPTAIFFYSSDGSQYFNVQAMAPYIPGVNTNTFEVGSIWWCPSARVDYQKAQVKMAVQQEGYFLPSYSYFGRVGRWKPGDASHPEDIVDNGLRADKLMMTDSLFYWWVTQAWFYNHGSRGSSYHQLSAPGQHDPGPPAFTGLNELFGDGSVVWKSVHKFDLPNLNSSSTSVGAVHGTYSDTSFY